From a region of the Syntrophales bacterium genome:
- the trxB gene encoding thioredoxin-disulfide reductase, translating into MNANEKQYDVAIVGGGPAGFTAGIYAVRAALSAILFEGASTTSQITMTDAIENYPGRGGANGLELIEDFKKQGLSFGLETAADDVAEIKKTTLDGKEGWEVVAGDKSYKALTVIFAAGANWRRLGVAGEERFIGRGVSFCATCDAPLFRNRDVAVVGGGDTAIQEAIYLTKFARKVTVIHRRNRLRATAILQQRALANDKIEFLWDSVVDKVDGLDLLQWVKVHNLKTNEDVRLSVSGLFIFVGLNPNTEMLRAVVDLDERGYVKVDANMKTSAQGLFAAGDCIAKQLRQVVTACGDGANAAYSAQLYVEDLKGEAY; encoded by the coding sequence ATGAACGCGAACGAAAAGCAATACGATGTTGCAATCGTTGGGGGCGGGCCGGCCGGGTTCACCGCGGGGATTTACGCGGTGCGGGCGGCGCTCAGCGCAATCCTGTTTGAGGGGGCCTCAACGACAAGCCAGATCACGATGACGGACGCGATAGAAAACTATCCCGGCCGTGGCGGCGCTAATGGCCTTGAATTAATCGAAGACTTTAAAAAGCAGGGGTTGAGTTTCGGTCTCGAAACCGCGGCCGATGATGTTGCGGAGATAAAAAAAACTACATTGGACGGCAAGGAAGGATGGGAAGTGGTTGCGGGAGACAAGAGTTATAAGGCGCTTACCGTGATTTTTGCGGCGGGGGCAAACTGGCGCCGCCTCGGCGTGGCCGGCGAGGAGCGGTTCATCGGCAGGGGCGTTTCGTTCTGCGCTACCTGCGACGCCCCTCTGTTCAGAAACAGGGACGTTGCCGTTGTCGGTGGAGGGGATACGGCGATCCAGGAGGCGATCTATCTTACCAAGTTTGCCCGAAAGGTCACGGTTATTCACCGCCGGAATCGCCTGCGCGCGACGGCAATCCTGCAGCAGCGCGCTTTGGCCAACGACAAGATAGAATTTCTCTGGGATTCCGTTGTCGATAAGGTGGACGGCCTCGATCTTCTGCAATGGGTCAAGGTGCATAACCTGAAGACGAACGAGGATGTGAGACTTTCGGTAAGCGGGCTCTTCATCTTTGTCGGTCTGAATCCCAACACGGAGATGCTGCGGGCAGTGGTTGATCTGGACGAACGCGGTTATGTCAAGGTTGACGCCAACATGAAAACATCGGCCCAGGGGCTGTTCGCCGCCGGCGATTGCATCGCCAAACAACTCCGCCAGGTGGTGACCGCCTGCGGGGATGGAGCGAACGCCGCTTACTCCGCCCAGCTTTACGTGGAAGATCTAAAGGGAGAGGCCTACTAA